The following coding sequences lie in one Catharus ustulatus isolate bCatUst1 chromosome 5, bCatUst1.pri.v2, whole genome shotgun sequence genomic window:
- the LOC116996680 gene encoding LOW QUALITY PROTEIN: store-operated calcium entry-associated regulatory factor-like (The sequence of the model RefSeq protein was modified relative to this genomic sequence to represent the inferred CDS: inserted 1 base in 1 codon), which produces MAGIVLRLLFLLCAAAGPALGWDRPGKVLLADVQALTLYRGQYTTSRRTAAVPQLQCTGGSAGCSRVPEVVQCYSKGWDGYDVQWQCRADLENAFRFGQMEVSCEGYDYPDDPYVLRGSCSLLFSLELTEEGERKVKNSGSXGSSYYQLRKDDSDSGSGAIVVIVLLVLAFGVYKLLLSNQQSQQNSGHSDGFSQPFWQSQQTPSPPGFKSTFTDDSSFGTHSHHGTSSRTGFWTGLGAGGLLGYLAGSHRAQPRSPYHSMWTDPTAVPPMHGHSRNSTAGSSSGTRTASGFGCTKRR; this is translated from the exons ATGGCGGGGATCGTTCTACGCTTGCTCTTCCTGCTCTGCGCCGCCGCGGGACCCGCGCTGGGCTGGGACCGACCGG GGAAAGTTCTGCTGGCGGATGTTCAGGCGCTCACTCTCTACAGAGGGCAATACACAACATCCAGGCGGACAGCTGCGGTCCCTCAACTGCAGTGCACAGGAGGCTCTGCGGGGTGTTCCCGTGTTCCTGAGGTGGTTCAGTGTTACAGCAAAGGATGGGATGGCTATGATGTACAG tggcagtgcagagcagacTTGGAAAATGCCTTCCGTTTTGGACAGATGGAAGTGAGCTGTGAAGGCTACGATTACCCAGATGATCCTTACGTATTAAGAGGCTCCTGTAGTTTGCTGTTCAGTCTAGAGCTGACTGAAGAAGGTGAAAGGAAAGTGAAGAACTCTGGAA TTGGCTCTAGCTATTACCAGTTAAGGAAAGATGATTCTGATTCTGGTTCTGGAGCAATTGTTGTAATTGTTCTTCTCGTTCTTGCTTTTGGAGTATACAAGTTATTGCTCAGCAACCAACAGTCTCAGCAGAATTCTGGGCACAGTGATGGCTTCTCTCAGCCCTTCTGGCAGAGTCAGCAGACACCATCTCCTCCTGGTTTTAAGTCCACCTTCACAG ATGACAGCAGCTTTGGAACTCATTCCCATCATGGAACCAGTTCAAGAACAGGATTTTGGACTGGATTAGGAGCAGGAGGCTTGCTAGGCTACTTGGCAGGCAGTCACAG agcacagccacgTTCCCCATATCACAGTATGTGGACAGATCCCACAGCTGTACCTCCTATGCATGGGCACTCAAGGAATTCCACTGCAGGAAGCAGTTCAGGAACAAGAACTGCCTCTG
- the LOC116996682 gene encoding leptin receptor overlapping transcript-like 1, protein MAGIKALISLSFGGAVGLMFLMLGCALPQYNQYWPLFVLFFYILSPIPYCIARRLVDDTDATSNACKELAIFLTTGIVVSAFGLPIVFARAELIYWGACALVLTGNTVIFATILGFFLVFGSNDDFSWQQW, encoded by the exons ATGGCGGGAATCAAAG CGCTGATCAGCCTGTCTTTTGGGGGAGCGGTCGGACTGATGTTCTTGATGCTCGGATGTGCCCTGCCCCAATACAA ccAATACTGGCCactgtttgttctgtttttttacATCCTTTCTCCTATCCCATACTGCATAGCAAGAAGATTGGTAGATGACACAGATGCTACAAGTAATGCCTGCAAGGAGCTGGCAATATTCCTTACAACAGGCATTGTGGTCTCAGCATTTGGGCTGCCCATAGTGTTTGCAAGAGCAGAACTG ATTTACTGGGGTGCATGTGCACTCGTTCTTACTGGGAATACAGTCATCTTTGCCACGATCCTAGGATTTTTCTTGGTCTTTGGCAGCAATGATGActtcagctggcagcagtggTGA